One Coleofasciculus chthonoplastes PCC 7420 DNA window includes the following coding sequences:
- a CDS encoding DUF1636 family protein, translating to MTDQHTLFICTTCASTWQDGKRVGQSGGEKLLEPLQELHQNWSLRDEFKLQSVECMSACSRPCAVSLAASSKYTYLFGDLPVDVETLPKTAAAILDCASLYHSQPDGLLPWSKRPEPLKKGILARIPPLS from the coding sequence ATGACTGATCAACATACCCTATTTATTTGTACAACCTGCGCGAGTACCTGGCAAGATGGCAAGCGAGTTGGTCAAAGTGGTGGTGAAAAACTGCTAGAACCATTGCAGGAACTCCACCAAAATTGGTCACTCCGAGATGAATTTAAACTTCAATCTGTTGAATGTATGAGTGCTTGTAGTCGCCCTTGTGCGGTTTCTTTAGCGGCATCATCTAAATACACTTACCTATTTGGGGATTTACCCGTTGATGTAGAGACATTACCCAAAACAGCAGCGGCTATCCTAGATTGTGCCAGTTTATATCATAGCCAACCCGATGGTTTATTGCCTTGGTCAAAACGACCTGAACCCCTAAAAAAAGGCATTTTGGCACGAATTCCACCCTTATCTTGA
- a CDS encoding DUF7682 family zinc-binding protein, with translation MSRRKKTFPCGHKGYGQTCHRCEQENKAREAKKQQKQEWESTFDNDPIDLKDLPTHVVVKARAIIAGLEEQKNYREFGGKRLRHNRWIVSIPVTRNYRMICHDYGSLLVPYAVLSHEDYNVDKPGE, from the coding sequence ATGTCGAGACGAAAAAAGACATTTCCGTGCGGTCATAAGGGGTATGGTCAAACCTGCCACCGATGTGAGCAAGAAAACAAGGCACGGGAAGCTAAAAAGCAACAAAAGCAAGAATGGGAGTCTACTTTTGACAACGATCCCATTGATTTAAAGGATTTGCCCACCCATGTCGTGGTCAAAGCCCGTGCGATTATTGCCGGATTGGAAGAACAAAAGAACTACCGAGAGTTTGGCGGTAAGCGACTACGCCACAATCGCTGGATTGTCAGTATCCCGGTTACCCGTAACTACCGGATGATTTGTCATGACTACGGGAGTTTGTTGGTTCCCTACGCTGTCTTGTCCCACGAGGACTACAATGTGGATAAACCCGGCGAGTAG
- a CDS encoding DEAD/DEAH box helicase family protein encodes MTVGLSDLSIQDEYRSDRVDIIRDFYLPCLEQATVYKRAVGFFSSTSMAAAARGITALIRSGGKMQLVASPYLSPEDAEAIATGLKQRQDVITDTLLRELDQEFEQVVRDRLACLAWLLEQGILEIKLAVASNLDQPGIYHEKLGIFVDNQDNIVAFTGSANESSSALIDNFECIDVFCSWHLGVKERVLRKAENFQRLWDNQTPKVEVIEFPEAAARSLLRLRPEYPPPLEELPEQSRIVSELRGTYQVNDLDPWRHQTQAMTAFLQKRCGILEMATGAGKTRTSLNIIRELVAQQAINSVIITAIGTDLLDQWSNQLYAVASQLNPRFRVLKHYATYYDKDEYELDPENSLLILSRNALRNVLRSLNRPTRIRLLLIHDEVHGLGSPANIEELDGLSEHISYRLGLSATPEREYDQEGTAFIERNVGSIIYRFSLEDAIRRGILCEFDYYPIEYHLSDQDRQRIRNVYRQKAARKAEGNPMSDEQFWTALARVYKTSPAKLPYFEMFLSERSDILDRCIIFVENRDYGEEVINIVHRYRYDFHTYYAEDDRQHLIDFVNNRIACLITCHRISQGIDIPSLRSVILFSSARAKLETIQRMGRCLRKDPANPDKRAIVVDFVRVQDENAEKLNSDQLRKDWLMSLSKIRCEET; translated from the coding sequence ATGACAGTGGGGTTAAGCGATTTATCGATTCAGGATGAATACCGTAGCGATCGCGTTGATATTATTCGCGATTTCTATCTCCCCTGTCTGGAACAGGCTACCGTTTACAAACGAGCCGTTGGCTTTTTCTCCAGTACCTCAATGGCTGCGGCGGCGAGAGGAATTACTGCGCTGATTCGTTCCGGTGGAAAGATGCAGTTGGTGGCTTCTCCTTATTTGTCGCCAGAGGATGCTGAGGCGATCGCGACAGGATTGAAGCAACGCCAAGATGTGATTACTGATACGCTTTTGCGTGAGTTAGACCAAGAGTTTGAGCAAGTTGTGCGCGATCGATTAGCCTGTTTAGCTTGGTTATTGGAACAAGGGATATTAGAAATTAAATTAGCGGTAGCTAGTAATCTTGATCAACCGGGAATTTATCATGAAAAGTTAGGTATTTTTGTCGATAACCAGGATAATATTGTCGCCTTTACGGGTTCAGCGAATGAGAGTTCATCGGCGTTAATTGATAACTTTGAATGTATTGATGTTTTCTGTTCCTGGCATTTGGGTGTCAAAGAACGGGTATTAAGAAAAGCCGAAAACTTTCAGCGGTTGTGGGATAACCAGACGCCCAAGGTAGAGGTGATTGAGTTTCCCGAAGCCGCCGCGCGATCGCTCTTACGATTACGCCCAGAATATCCGCCGCCACTGGAAGAACTTCCGGAACAATCGAGGATTGTCTCTGAACTTCGGGGAACCTACCAAGTCAATGATTTAGATCCGTGGCGACACCAAACTCAGGCAATGACAGCCTTTTTACAGAAACGTTGTGGCATTCTGGAGATGGCAACAGGTGCAGGCAAAACCCGCACATCTTTGAATATTATCAGGGAATTAGTCGCCCAGCAAGCCATTAACTCAGTGATTATTACAGCAATCGGAACAGATTTGCTCGATCAGTGGTCAAATCAGTTGTACGCTGTTGCCAGTCAATTAAATCCTCGGTTTCGGGTACTGAAGCATTATGCCACTTATTATGACAAAGATGAGTATGAGTTAGACCCAGAAAACAGCCTATTAATCCTATCACGAAATGCGCTGCGTAACGTCTTGCGATCGCTGAATCGCCCGACGCGAATCCGTTTATTACTGATTCACGACGAGGTACATGGATTGGGAAGTCCGGCAAACATTGAAGAATTAGACGGGTTATCTGAGCATATTTCCTATCGATTGGGATTAAGTGCAACGCCAGAGCGAGAATATGATCAAGAAGGAACGGCTTTTATTGAAAGGAATGTCGGTTCAATTATTTATCGTTTCAGTCTTGAAGATGCAATTCGTCGCGGAATTCTCTGTGAGTTTGATTACTATCCCATTGAATATCATCTCTCGGATCAAGATCGGCAACGTATCCGCAATGTCTACCGCCAGAAAGCCGCCCGAAAAGCTGAAGGGAATCCCATGTCAGATGAGCAGTTTTGGACAGCATTAGCGCGAGTCTATAAAACCTCTCCTGCAAAACTTCCCTATTTTGAGATGTTTCTCTCAGAGCGTTCAGATATTCTGGATCGCTGCATTATCTTTGTGGAAAATCGTGACTATGGTGAAGAGGTGATCAATATTGTCCATCGTTATCGCTATGACTTCCATACCTATTATGCCGAAGATGACCGACAGCATTTAATTGATTTTGTCAATAACCGGATTGCTTGTTTAATCACCTGTCATCGCATTTCTCAAGGTATTGATATACCCTCTCTCCGTTCCGTGATTCTGTTCTCATCAGCACGGGCAAAATTAGAGACGATCCAGAGGATGGGGCGCTGTTTGCGGAAAGATCCAGCCAATCCGGATAAGCGGGCGATCGTTGTTGATTTTGTGCGCGTTCAAGATGAAAACGCTGAGAAACTTAATAGTGATCAGCTTCGTAAAGACTGGTTAATGAGTTTGTCTAAAATTCGTTGTGAGGAAACTTAA
- a CDS encoding cysteine desulfurase family protein: MQIYLDYSATTPPRPEAIAAMQGVLTQQWGNPSSLHEWGQRSATVVEQSRMQVAGLVNAPADGLIFTSGGTEADNLAIMGIAQNYKTPQHIVISSVEHSAIAQPVRWLETWGWQVTRLSVDSEGRVNPRDLEDALQPNTVLVSVIYGQSEVGTLQPIEALGQIAQDHGVLFHTDAVQVAGRLPIDVRQLPVDLLSMSSHKIYGPQGVGALYVRPGVELVPLLWGGGQEMQQRSGTQAVPAIAGFGVAAELATAELTTETPRLIRLRDRLFNQLSDIPYLKPTGSLRHRLPHHVSFCLTNIPASQLEGVTGKTMVRQLNLAGIGISAGSACDSGKLNPSPILSAMGYSESEALRGIRLTLGRQTTEADVDWTVMVLKQILARLLPKPVLLNV, translated from the coding sequence ATGCAAATCTATCTCGATTACAGCGCCACGACACCCCCCCGCCCAGAAGCGATCGCGGCGATGCAAGGGGTATTGACTCAGCAGTGGGGTAATCCCTCTAGCTTACATGAGTGGGGACAACGGTCTGCCACTGTCGTGGAACAGTCGAGAATGCAAGTGGCTGGCTTAGTTAATGCGCCAGCCGATGGGTTGATTTTTACCTCAGGTGGTACAGAGGCAGATAATTTAGCCATTATGGGGATTGCTCAAAACTACAAGACACCCCAGCATATTGTAATTTCTAGCGTGGAACATTCCGCGATCGCTCAACCGGTGCGTTGGTTGGAAACCTGGGGATGGCAAGTGACTCGATTGTCGGTGGATAGTGAGGGGCGAGTCAATCCCCGTGACTTGGAAGACGCCCTACAACCGAATACGGTATTGGTTTCTGTAATTTATGGTCAAAGTGAAGTGGGGACGCTACAACCCATTGAAGCATTGGGTCAAATTGCTCAGGATCATGGGGTACTGTTCCATACCGATGCGGTACAAGTAGCTGGACGATTGCCCATTGATGTGCGACAGTTGCCTGTGGATTTGCTGTCAATGTCAAGTCACAAGATTTATGGACCTCAAGGAGTGGGGGCGCTTTATGTCCGTCCTGGAGTTGAATTAGTGCCACTGTTGTGGGGTGGGGGACAGGAAATGCAACAGCGTTCAGGGACACAGGCTGTTCCCGCGATCGCAGGATTTGGTGTCGCCGCTGAATTAGCAACAGCCGAACTAACAACAGAAACACCTCGATTAATTCGGTTACGCGATCGCTTGTTTAATCAACTTAGCGACATCCCTTACTTAAAACCCACTGGTTCGCTTCGACACCGCTTACCTCATCATGTTAGTTTTTGCCTAACCAATATCCCAGCCTCTCAATTGGAGGGAGTAACAGGCAAAACGATGGTGCGTCAGCTTAATCTGGCTGGGATTGGCATTAGTGCGGGTTCTGCCTGTGATAGTGGCAAACTAAATCCCAGTCCGATTTTATCGGCAATGGGCTACTCTGAATCAGAGGCATTGAGGGGCATTCGCCTGACCTTGGGGCGACAAACCACAGAAGCTGATGTGGATTGGACGGTGATGGTACTCAAGCAGATTCTAGCCCGGTTATTGCCAAAACCCGTACTACTAAACGTTTGA
- a CDS encoding CxC ATPase DNA modification system associated small protein, with product MAIDVKVDEAVFAAVFHHNQPDKVAKRIMKLLEELSDGRSNNDDIGSFIETILDAIETDNYEEL from the coding sequence ATGGCGATAGATGTCAAAGTAGATGAAGCCGTTTTTGCCGCAGTATTCCATCATAATCAACCCGATAAAGTGGCTAAACGTATAATGAAGTTGCTAGAAGAGTTATCCGATGGCAGATCGAACAATGATGATATTGGGTCTTTTATAGAAACCATATTAGATGCCATTGAAACCGATAATTATGAGGAATTATAA
- a CDS encoding TspO/MBR family protein has protein sequence MIKSWMVIGTVTLLVAFAGNWLTSDDVRWFNRLRRPRWLTFESAIPFIWTVVFICGGWSAYVVWERNPGSSQTWLVLGLYLLLEIVTIAYTPVMCRFRSLKVGTMIGGAGAILSIILALLVYSISVWASVLLLPYIIWSPIGTYTTWAMIRLNPEAE, from the coding sequence ATGATTAAATCCTGGATGGTAATTGGGACTGTAACCTTGCTAGTGGCGTTTGCTGGTAACTGGTTAACGTCCGATGATGTCCGATGGTTCAACCGCCTGCGCCGTCCCCGATGGTTGACATTTGAGTCGGCGATTCCTTTCATCTGGACGGTGGTTTTTATTTGTGGAGGATGGTCAGCTTATGTGGTATGGGAACGTAATCCTGGGAGTTCTCAAACGTGGCTGGTTTTGGGGTTATATTTGCTGTTGGAAATAGTAACAATTGCCTATACGCCAGTAATGTGCCGATTTCGCAGTCTCAAGGTGGGTACGATGATTGGGGGGGCGGGGGCTATATTGAGTATTATTTTGGCACTTTTAGTTTATTCTATCTCAGTTTGGGCATCGGTTTTGCTGTTGCCTTATATTATTTGGAGTCCGATTGGAACCTACACGACTTGGGCGATGATTCGACTGAATCCGGAAGCGGAATAG
- a CDS encoding N-acetylmuramoyl-L-alanine amidase: MRKIQWLLLLISFWSTFLVSLPAEAARLLLWRFDASQNQLEFTTDGSVQPTAQLIPNPLRLVIDLPGTTLGRPSVSQSVGGGIREIRVGQFDRQTTRIVVEIAPGYTIDPQQIQFRGASPRQWFVQIPTPQRTTTSAPRPLPPITPPPQTPPRPTPPEPSPDRTESTVQVDPIQVTRDGFFIRTNEGEAKEIQVERSRDRETIEFEVEGITLPPDLLNQTVSVNRYGVSQIQLSQSSGSSPTRITLNVNRESPDWQMNYSSVGGLVLLPRGISASQLQDLSPRRSDREPTATTSLATIESVEIAQNGTQLLIRADRRIRARGNWNANANQFQITIPDAQLADQIQGPQLGVNSPLSQVRLRQPDSRTVVIVVQPDRNTQIGELNQPSEQLLALSLRQRRVSLPPTGSLPVPPPERLPPEISPPPTVFPGVRNSRVVVMLDPGHGGKDPGAVGIGGLQEKNVILPISLQVAALLEQQGVQTILTRSDDRFISLRGRVQLAEQTNVDLFVSIHANAISLSRPDVNGVETYYYANGRGLAEAIQNSLLQSTGMRNRGVKQGRFFVIRRTSMPSALVEVGFVTGAEDAPRLATPEFRSQIAQAIAQGILLYIQQTR; the protein is encoded by the coding sequence ATGAGGAAAATTCAGTGGCTACTGCTACTTATTAGCTTCTGGAGTACGTTTCTGGTTTCATTACCCGCAGAAGCCGCCAGACTTCTGCTGTGGCGATTTGATGCGAGTCAAAATCAACTGGAATTTACCACAGATGGTAGCGTTCAACCCACAGCCCAACTGATTCCCAATCCCCTGCGCTTGGTGATTGATTTACCCGGTACGACATTAGGGCGCCCCAGCGTCAGCCAGTCGGTGGGGGGAGGAATTCGGGAAATTCGGGTGGGACAGTTTGACCGCCAGACGACGCGAATTGTGGTAGAAATTGCACCGGGCTATACCATAGACCCCCAACAGATTCAGTTTCGGGGGGCGTCGCCGAGACAGTGGTTTGTGCAAATTCCCACTCCCCAGCGGACCACCACATCTGCACCTCGTCCCCTACCGCCAATAACTCCTCCCCCCCAAACCCCACCTCGTCCCACACCACCGGAACCCTCTCCCGACAGAACCGAGTCAACTGTGCAAGTTGATCCGATTCAGGTGACACGGGATGGGTTTTTCATTCGCACCAATGAGGGGGAAGCCAAAGAGATTCAGGTGGAACGGAGTCGCGATCGCGAAACCATTGAGTTTGAGGTAGAAGGAATTACACTACCCCCAGACTTACTCAATCAAACAGTGTCGGTGAATCGCTATGGGGTCAGCCAAATTCAATTGTCCCAATCGTCGGGTTCATCCCCAACTCGCATCACCTTAAACGTGAATCGCGAGAGTCCCGACTGGCAGATGAATTATAGTTCTGTTGGTGGTTTGGTATTATTACCCAGGGGAATTTCGGCGTCCCAGCTTCAGGACTTATCGCCGCGACGATCCGATAGAGAACCCACGGCGACTACAAGTCTCGCCACGATTGAATCGGTGGAAATCGCCCAAAATGGGACTCAATTATTAATCCGGGCGGATCGACGGATTCGGGCGCGGGGAAACTGGAATGCTAACGCCAATCAGTTCCAAATTACCATCCCAGATGCTCAACTGGCTGACCAAATTCAAGGACCTCAGTTAGGCGTAAATAGTCCGTTATCTCAGGTAAGACTACGCCAGCCTGATTCGCGTACTGTAGTGATTGTGGTGCAACCGGATCGAAATACCCAGATTGGCGAACTCAATCAACCCAGTGAACAATTGTTAGCCCTATCCCTGCGACAGAGGAGAGTCTCGTTACCACCAACGGGTTCGCTTCCCGTACCGCCACCGGAACGATTACCGCCAGAGATTTCACCGCCCCCGACTGTATTTCCTGGGGTTCGCAATAGTCGCGTTGTGGTGATGCTTGATCCAGGACATGGGGGTAAAGATCCCGGCGCTGTGGGGATTGGTGGCTTGCAGGAGAAGAACGTAATTTTGCCCATTTCTCTCCAGGTTGCAGCACTTTTGGAACAACAGGGTGTACAAACGATATTAACGCGATCAGATGACCGATTTATTAGCCTGAGAGGGCGAGTTCAACTGGCGGAACAAACGAATGTTGACCTATTTGTCAGTATCCACGCCAATGCGATTAGTCTGAGTCGTCCCGATGTGAATGGCGTGGAAACCTATTATTATGCCAATGGGCGAGGGCTAGCCGAAGCGATTCAAAACAGTCTATTACAGAGTACCGGAATGCGGAATCGCGGCGTGAAACAAGGCAGATTTTTTGTCATCCGACGCACCTCTATGCCTTCTGCGTTAGTGGAAGTGGGGTTTGTTACTGGGGCTGAGGATGCGCCGAGACTTGCCACACCAGAATTTCGCAGCCAAATTGCCCAGGCGATCGCACAGGGTATTTTACTCTACATTCAGCAAACTCGGTAG
- a CDS encoding WD40 domain-containing protein, whose amino-acid sequence MKDSVVFMASGATAGAGVSATIGTMGLVGGFGGVAIGMTPVTAAGAVAGAATYGAFKAIEEGDAKAFGAIGMGAVGGAYISSTIGGMGLAGSFGAVGIGMGTMAMAGGVVGLGVYGLYKACKPEPGQRMAGAIDAFGRMETKVLEMDAYTQALLELDPVFAEDIWKQKFADLEIEEELEALKVKQQQKDKSTANYQSDNQVYSNFEKPENQTKTITIESQPSQTWKCINILKGHLAKVTAIAISSDGQTLASGSEDKTVSLWDLKTGKHDFTFFGQAKEVFAVAISPQGKMLVAGGFDNKISSWQVDSKALLRPFFYPNYTYSHFGFISCLTFSPDQKILASASGDKTIRLWGRYTGDLKRTLNGHSDTVWSVAISPDCQTLVSGSADKTIRVWSLSSYKQPQIITGHSNWVTSVAISPDGKRLASGSADGTVKLWNLNTGELLKTLDKQLKGIVSVAINPNGQLLASADRNAVHLWNLHTGQLLGTLAGCSPVVFSPDGQILVSGGKAGTIKIWRNQFGVKTTPFESGLSGEWWEILGVEIDADINRVKLAYRQLARQYHPDINSSATAIAKMQAINQAYEAFLQKLSQGLN is encoded by the coding sequence ATGAAAGACAGTGTAGTTTTTATGGCGAGTGGCGCTACGGCTGGCGCTGGTGTATCTGCCACAATCGGCACAATGGGATTAGTGGGAGGATTTGGCGGAGTAGCCATTGGTATGACTCCCGTTACAGCAGCAGGTGCGGTGGCGGGTGCGGCGACGTATGGCGCTTTTAAAGCAATTGAAGAAGGGGATGCTAAAGCGTTCGGTGCAATTGGAATGGGTGCTGTTGGTGGTGCTTATATATCCTCAACAATTGGCGGTATGGGATTAGCTGGAAGTTTTGGCGCTGTTGGCATTGGCATGGGTACAATGGCAATGGCTGGGGGAGTAGTTGGATTGGGTGTTTATGGGTTGTATAAAGCCTGCAAACCCGAACCTGGACAACGAATGGCAGGTGCTATAGACGCTTTTGGGCGCATGGAAACTAAAGTGCTGGAAATGGACGCCTATACTCAAGCACTTCTGGAATTAGATCCCGTCTTTGCCGAAGATATTTGGAAACAGAAATTTGCCGATCTAGAAATTGAGGAAGAGTTAGAGGCGCTAAAGGTTAAACAGCAACAAAAAGATAAATCAACCGCTAATTATCAATCAGACAATCAAGTTTACAGTAATTTTGAAAAGCCGGAAAATCAAACCAAAACTATTACTATTGAGTCTCAACCGTCTCAGACTTGGAAATGTATAAACATTCTCAAAGGGCATCTAGCAAAAGTTACCGCGATCGCGATTAGTTCCGATGGACAAACGTTGGCAAGTGGAAGTGAAGATAAAACCGTTAGTTTATGGGACTTGAAAACCGGAAAACATGATTTTACCTTCTTTGGACAAGCTAAAGAAGTTTTTGCTGTGGCGATTAGCCCCCAGGGGAAAATGTTGGTTGCTGGTGGATTTGACAATAAAATCAGCAGTTGGCAGGTAGATAGTAAAGCTCTGCTACGTCCCTTCTTTTACCCGAATTATACTTACAGTCATTTCGGTTTTATTTCCTGCCTAACCTTTAGCCCGGATCAAAAGATTCTGGCTAGTGCAAGTGGTGATAAAACGATCCGATTATGGGGTAGATACACTGGAGATCTTAAACGCACTCTCAATGGTCATTCAGACACAGTTTGGTCGGTGGCTATTAGTCCAGATTGTCAAACCCTGGTTAGTGGTAGTGCGGATAAAACGATTCGAGTTTGGTCTTTAAGCAGTTATAAACAACCTCAGATTATTACCGGACATTCTAACTGGGTAACATCGGTGGCTATCAGTCCCGACGGCAAAAGGCTGGCAAGTGGTAGCGCTGATGGTACGGTTAAATTATGGAATCTCAATACAGGAGAATTACTCAAAACTCTAGATAAACAATTAAAGGGAATCGTTTCCGTCGCCATCAATCCGAATGGACAACTCTTAGCGAGTGCTGACAGGAATGCAGTCCATCTTTGGAATTTACACACAGGTCAATTACTTGGCACACTGGCTGGATGTAGTCCTGTGGTTTTCAGTCCGGATGGACAAATCTTAGTCAGTGGTGGTAAAGCAGGGACGATTAAGATTTGGCGTAACCAGTTTGGTGTTAAAACTACCCCCTTTGAGTCGGGATTATCGGGTGAATGGTGGGAAATTTTAGGCGTGGAAATAGACGCCGATATCAACAGGGTTAAGTTAGCCTACCGTCAATTAGCTCGGCAATATCACCCGGATATCAATTCCTCGGCTACGGCTATAGCCAAAATGCAAGCAATTAATCAGGCGTATGAAGCCTTTTTGCAGAAATTAAGCCAGGGTTTAAATTAA
- the cobW gene encoding cobalamin biosynthesis protein CobW, with protein MHKIPVTVITGFLGSGKTTLMRHLLQNNQGRKIAVLVNEFGEVGIDGELLRSCQICDEEDNPNDNIVELTNGCLCCTVQEEFYPTMQQLLQRRDRIDCMLIETSGLALPKPLVQAFRWTPIRNGATVDGVITVVDCQALAAGTLVGDINALEAQRQADPNLDHETPIEELFEDQLACADLVLLTKVDLVDEATLTRIKDWLQDQLPTGVKVIPCDQGQIQPELLLGFNAAVEDNLDNRPSHHDTEDDHDHDDEINSVQFISDQAFEPKPLIAKLQQLVQQQEIYRIKGFVSVPNKPMRLVLQGVGNRFDSFYDRLWHNGESRQTRLVLIGRKLDQADIEQAIGS; from the coding sequence ATGCATAAAATTCCCGTAACTGTAATTACTGGCTTTCTCGGTTCTGGCAAAACCACATTGATGCGCCATTTACTGCAAAACAACCAAGGACGTAAAATAGCGGTTCTGGTGAATGAGTTTGGGGAAGTGGGTATTGATGGCGAGTTATTGCGTTCCTGCCAAATTTGTGATGAAGAGGACAATCCCAACGATAATATTGTCGAACTGACCAATGGCTGCTTGTGCTGCACGGTTCAGGAAGAATTCTACCCGACAATGCAGCAACTCTTGCAACGGCGCGATCGCATCGATTGTATGCTAATTGAAACCTCTGGATTAGCCTTACCCAAACCCTTAGTTCAAGCCTTCCGTTGGACTCCCATTCGCAACGGTGCTACCGTGGATGGAGTAATCACGGTGGTCGATTGTCAAGCGTTAGCCGCCGGAACGTTAGTCGGTGACATTAATGCCTTAGAAGCCCAACGCCAAGCTGACCCCAATTTAGACCATGAAACCCCAATAGAGGAACTCTTTGAAGATCAACTAGCTTGTGCGGATTTAGTCTTACTCACCAAAGTGGATTTAGTCGATGAGGCGACATTGACTCGGATCAAAGACTGGTTACAGGATCAATTACCCACGGGAGTTAAGGTTATCCCTTGTGATCAGGGACAGATTCAGCCGGAACTCTTACTTGGGTTCAACGCCGCCGTCGAGGATAACTTAGACAATCGTCCCAGTCATCATGATACCGAGGACGACCACGACCATGACGACGAGATTAATTCCGTCCAATTTATTTCTGACCAAGCCTTTGAACCCAAACCCCTAATCGCCAAACTGCAACAACTCGTGCAACAGCAGGAGATTTACCGGATCAAGGGGTTTGTGTCTGTACCCAATAAACCCATGCGCCTAGTTTTACAGGGAGTCGGCAATCGCTTCGATTCATTCTATGATCGACTGTGGCACAATGGCGAATCTCGCCAAACTCGATTAGTGTTAATTGGACGTAAACTAGACCAAGCTGACATTGAGCAAGCAATTGGTAGTTAA
- a CDS encoding DNA phosphorothioation-associated protein 4, which translates to MGVNRIRIAKDQADLVKALTASADTTGPFQTYADVIAFAAALGVKRRKRSSLGTIAKKEPAPIGLEIFVSRGYDALIKLLALVETKDAKILSTFDAKAEEERIHIFEEYANGGLQILRDELRGAVDYSERLLLVLNAQRFKQVVPEDDFDLSRFL; encoded by the coding sequence ATGGGCGTCAATCGCATCCGAATTGCCAAGGATCAAGCCGATTTAGTCAAAGCGTTAACCGCATCAGCCGATACAACCGGACCGTTTCAAACGTATGCCGACGTTATCGCATTTGCAGCGGCGTTGGGTGTCAAGCGCAGGAAGCGATCGTCTCTGGGAACAATTGCCAAGAAAGAGCCCGCACCGATTGGGTTAGAAATATTTGTGTCGAGGGGATATGACGCACTAATTAAACTTTTGGCGCTTGTCGAAACCAAAGATGCCAAGATTCTCTCCACCTTTGACGCCAAAGCTGAGGAGGAACGAATTCATATTTTTGAAGAGTATGCTAACGGCGGGTTACAAATATTACGAGACGAGTTGCGGGGGGCGGTGGATTATTCGGAGCGATTATTGTTAGTTTTGAATGCACAACGGTTTAAACAAGTGGTTCCTGAAGACGATTTTGATTTGAGCCGATTTCTATAG